The following coding sequences are from one Salvia hispanica cultivar TCC Black 2014 chromosome 3, UniMelb_Shisp_WGS_1.0, whole genome shotgun sequence window:
- the LOC125214576 gene encoding putative multidrug resistance protein, producing MAKSNGIFRYADRSDKLLMFFGTLGSIGDGLQVPLTMYVLSDVINQYGLVSKERGVAISMDSVNQYALKLFYVAIGVGLSAFVEGLCWARTAERQSSRMRLEYLKSVLKQEVGFFDSQAADTSTTFQVVTTISADSNTIQTTIGEKIPDCLAYMSSFFFCLAFAFSLSWKLTLAAIPFTIMFIVPALGFGKMMMDVAIEGIGSYAVAGGIAEQAISSIRTVYSYVAENQTLENFSSVLQKTMELGVKQGFARGLMMGSMGVIYISWGFQAWIGSILVSKKGEKGGDVFVAGFNVLMGGLNILTALPNLTAITEARSAATRITEMIDREPAIDTEDKKGKALSYVRGEIQFKGVYFNYPSRPDTPILQGLDLTVPAGGTVGLVGGSGSGKSTIISLLQRFYDPMEGEILLDGYKINKLHLKWLRSQMGLVNQEPVLFATSIKENILFGEEGASMEDVEKAAMAANAHDFIVKLPDAYETQVGQFGVQLSGGQKQRIAIARALIRNPKILLLDEATSALDTESERIVQMAIEQASKGRTAIVVAHRLSTIRMATLITVLNSGRVVESGSHDELMQINGGHYANMVELQLSALASGDNGGAYTPRGKNHLRAMIPSSPISVVSSPRTPSMNPISPFSMSAPYSIQYEAAYDSDDDYAQNSTYTAPTQLRLLKLNEPEWGRALLGCLGAIGSGAVQPINAYCVGGLISVYFRPEKSSITPHARIYSYIFLGLGFFNFFTNLIQHYNFAIMGERLTKRVREMLLKKLLTFEIGWFDQDENTSAAISARLSTEANMVKSLVGDRMSLLSQAVFGATFAYILGLVLTWRLALVMMAAQPLLIGSFYARSVLTKAMSQKIQTAQKEGSQLASEAVINHRTITAFSSQKRIVSLFRATLDGPKKESIRQSWFAGVGLCSSQFLAAASTALAYWYGGKLLSQHEITPEKLFQAFLALLFTAYTIAEAGSMTNDISRGSSAVGSVFAILDRQSQIEPDNTYNKDDVRKGIRGRVELKKVVFAYPSRPEQLILKGLSLKINAGTTVALVGQSGSGKSTIISLIERFYDPMNGSVWIDDKDIRDYNVRALRSHIALVSQEPTLFAGTIYENIAYGETSARESEIRKAAMMANAHEFISGMKDGYETYCGERGAQLSGGQKQRIALARAILKDPAILLLDEATSALDSVSESLVQEALEKMMVGRTCIVVAHRLSTIHKANSIAVIKDGKLVEQGSHSDLMAMGNRSSYFSLLKPSSDSKKIDDAPNRSSTKTHFVLWKEALLDSA from the exons ATGGCGAAAAGCAACGGCATTTTTCGATATGCTGATCGATCGGACAAGTTGCTCATGTTCTTCGGGACGCTAGGCAGCATTGGAGATGGCCTGCAGGTCCCTCTCACGATGTATGTTCTCAGCGACGTCATCAATCAATACGGCCTCGTTAGTAAAGAGCGTGGCGTCGCAATCTCCATGGATTCCGTAAACCAG TATGCGTTGAAGCTTTTCTACGTGGCCATTGGAGTCGGGCTGTCTGCGTTCGTAG AAGGATTATGTTGGGCAAGAACAGCAGAGAGGCAGAGTTCCCGGATGAGATTGGAGTATCTAAAATCGGTGCTCAAGCAAGAAGTAGGCTTCTTCGACTCCCAAGCAGCTGACACGTCGACAACGTTCCAAGTCGTGACCACAATATCAGCAGACTCCAACACAATCCAAACCACAATTGGAGAGAAG ATACCTGACTGCCTGGCATACATgtcatccttcttcttctgccTCGCCTTCGCCTTCTCCCTCTCGTGGAAGCTCACCCTGGCGGCCATACCGTTCACCATAATGTTCATAGTCCCGGCGCTTGGGTTTGGGAAAATGATGATGGACGTGGCAATTGAGGGAATAGGGTCGTACGCGGTGGCAGGAGGCATAGCAGAGCAGGCAATTTCATCCATCCGGACAGTTTACTCGTATGTAGCAGAGAACCAAACCCTCGAAAACTTCAGCAGCGTCCTGCAAAAGACAATGGAGCTCGGGGTGAAGCAGGGGTTCGCGAGAGGGCTGATGATGGGGAGCATGGGAGTCATCTACATCAGCTGGGGGTTTCAAGCCTGGATCGGCTCCATCCTCGTCAGCAAGAAAGGCGAAAAGGGCGGAGATGTCTTTGTAGCTGGATTCAATGTCTTAATGGGAGGATT AAACATTCTGACTGCTCTACCAAACCTGACGGCCATAACAGAGGCGAGATCTGCAGCGACACGTATCACAGAGATGATAGACCGCGAGCCGGCCATAGACACGGAGGACAAGAAGGGGAAGGCTCTGTCATACGTGAGAGGCGAGATTCAATTCAAAGGGGTGTATTTCAACTACCCTTCGAGGCCGGATACTCCCATCCTGCAAGGGCTAGACCTCACGGTTCCAGCGGGTGGAACCGTGGGCCTAGTTGGGGGGAGCGGGTCGGGGAAGTCcaccatcatctcacttcttCAACGATTCTATGATCCAATGGAAGGCGAGATTCTTCTGGATGGATACAAAATAAACAAGCTCCATCTCAAGTGGCTCAGATCACAAATGGGGCTGGTGAATCAGGAGCCAGTCCTGTTTGCAACATCAATCAAAGAGAACATTTTGTTTGGCGAAGAAGGTGCATCGATGGAGGATGTGGAGAAGGCCGCTATGGCTGCAAATGCCCATGACTTCATCGTTAAGCTTCCGGATGCATACGAAACACAG GTTGGGCAGTTTGGAGTTCAGTTATCAGGCGGGCAGAAGCAGCGGATAGCGATAGCCCGAGCGCTGATAAGGAATCCGAAGATACTGCTGCTCGACGAAGCCACTAGCGCCCTTGATACAGAGTCGGAGCGAATAGTCCAGATGGCCATAGAGCAGGCATCAAAGGGAAGAACAGCCATCGTCGTAGCCCACCGTCTCTCCACCATCAGGATGGCTACCCTCATCACTGTGCTCAACTCAGGCAGAGTCGTGGAATCCGGCTCACACGATGAGCTCATGCAGATCAACGGTGGCCACTACGCTAACATGGTGGAGCTCCAGCTATCAGCATTAGCATCAGGAGACAATGGAGGAGCCTACACTCCCAGAGGGAAGAATCATCTGAGAGCAATGATTCCATCTAGCCCAATAAGTGTGGTGTCGAGCCCACGAACTCCGTCCATGAACCCAATCAGTCCATTCTCCATGAGCGCGCCTTACTCAATCCAATACGAGGCTGCCTATGACAGCGATGATGATTATGCACAAAACTCAACCTACACTGCTCCTACACAGCTGCGTCTGCTGAAGCTGAACGAGCCGGAGTGGGGGAGAGCCCTGCTCGGGTGCCTAGGCGCGATAGGCTCGGGAGCTGTCCAGCCCATCAACGCGTACTGCGTAGGAGGACTCATATCAGTCTATTTCCGACCGGAAAAATCCAGCATCACACCTCACGCCAGAATCTATTCCTACATATTCCTAGGCCTAGGCTTCTTCAACTTCTTCACAAACCTCATCCAGCACTACAACTTTGCAATAATGGGAGAGAGACTCACCAAGAGAGTCCGAGAGATGCTGCTGAAGAAGCTGCTGACATTCGAGATCGGATGGTTCGATCAGGACGAGAACACGAGCGCGGCCATATCAGCGCGGCTCTCAACAGAGGCCAACATGGTCAAGTCCCTGGTGGGAGACCGCATGTCCCTGCTTTCTCAGGCCGTGTTTGGGGCCACATTCGCCTACATCCTCGGCCTCGTCCTCACATGGAGGCTCGCCCTCGTCATGATGGCGGCTCAGCCACTCCTCATCGGGAGCTTCTACGCGAGGAGCGTCCTCACCAAGGCCATgtcacaaaaaatacaaacagCACAGAAGGAAGGAAGCCAGCTCGCAAGCGAAGCAGTTATAAACCACAGAACCATAACCGCCTTCTCCTCCCAGAAACGGATCGTCTCCCTCTTCCGAGCCACACTAGACggtccaaaaaaggaaagcaTCCGACAGTCATGGTTTGCCGGAGTTGGCCTTTGCAGCTCCCAGTTTTTGGCAGCAGCTTCAACCGCTTTAGCCTACTGGTACGGCGGGAAGCTGCTGTCACAACATGAAATAACTCCAGAGAAGTTGTTTCAAGCATTCTTAGCCCTCCTTTTCACTGCGTACACAATCGCAGAAGCGGGGAGCATGACCAACGACATCTCCAGAGGCAGCAGCGCAGTCGGATCAGTGTTTGCGATCCTGGACAGGCAGAGCCAGATAGAGCCGGACAACACGTACAACAAGGACGATGTGAGGAAGGGTATAAGGGGGCGGGTGGAGCTGAAAAAGGTGGTGTTCGCCTACCCTTCGCGGCCGGAGCAGTTGATTTTGAAGGGGCTGAGCCTGAAGATCAACGCAGGGACTACAGTTGCATTGGTGGGGCAGAGTGGTTCGGGGAAATCAACCATAATATCTCTTATAGAGAGATTCTATGATCCCATGAATGGATCAGTGTGGATAGATGATAAGGATATAAGGGACTACAATGTGAGGGCATTGAGATCGCACATTGCGTTAGTGAGCCAGGAGCCAACTCTGTTTGCAGGAACCATATACGAGAACATTGCGTATGGGGAGACGAGTGCAAGGGAATCGGAGATCAGAAAGGCTGCAATGATGGCTAATGCACATGAGTTTATAAG TGgaatgaaagatggatatgaAACATACTGTGGAGAGAGAGGGGCGCAGCTGTCGGGAGGGCAAAAGCAGAGGATAGCACTAGCACGAGCGATCCTCAAGGACCCGGCCATCCTGCTGCTAGACGAGGCGACAAGTGCTCTGGACAGCGTGTCTGAGAGCTTGGTGCAGGAGGCGCTGGAGAAGATGATGGTTGGCCGGACATGCATAGTGGTGGCTCATCGCCTCTCGACCATACACAAGGCCAACTCCATTGCTGTCATCAAGGATGGGAAGCTCGTCGAGCAAGGCTCCCATTCTGATCTAATGGCTATGGGAAACCGCAGCTCCTACTTTTCCTTGCTTAAACCATCCTCcgattccaaaaaaatag ATGATGCGCCGAACCGGAGCAGTACCAAGACGCATTTCGTCTTGTGGAAAGAAGCCTTACTCGACTCAGCTTAA